A window of the Dermatophagoides farinae isolate YC_2012a chromosome 2, ASM2471394v1, whole genome shotgun sequence genome harbors these coding sequences:
- the LOC124499274 gene encoding uncharacterized protein LOC124499274, protein MNIVMMTTTIIWWSIFFVFIEKIATLCISTSTLGESIIKSSPSLCFNETNDNDDDDSNIFNHRLVPSLIDESSINMTMKPSSMEMELSSTTESPSSLIMAESRHIPVQRRRRRRKMTTTTTTTKNYGKKKKRKVYKIHHHHHPNHYPMERSPLLYHDRHPMINGNYPPSSRKKSIFIPVALYSVTKKLPKNIAPKMSASNVSIRRKQINPNHHYDNLDNPNIDDDHSNNDDYEMRKESAVYGYIEKPEIIEFKGQYYYGSSGDGGVGGGGGGGGGGISNDNIIGGRGDNIGEGSDDNNSGTNGDNDEYSMDDHRHYQRQYDEDQLQPSYVPSSQEHYSDYHPHDYHHDLHYHHDYIPSSYPMTASPMYHHHHDSYDNEPSLTALLVAKLKKILLVKGITAKGLLLASIPFLLSPLLSYMLTPVVIPITATVAAGRRRKRDLHQRLIWKMIPNSIKFLQPIFETNELWLNKAIANFLHTDGFFSTDDQCFEQLACQILNAKNYKDDPNSTMVTMNKYLNPKYIAASIFLDHLLRNEFVSEKFKKRIYNVVHYDERNNNHHHHHHHRWKQCSIQYKCNRFVQKMQKKKKKKKKKET, encoded by the exons atgaatattgtgatgatgaccaccaccatcatatggtggtcaatattttttgtatttattgaaaaaattgccaCTTTATGtatttcaacatcaacattgggtgaatcaattataaaatcatcaccatcattatgttTTAATGAaactaatgataatgatgatgatgattcgaatatttttaatcatcGTTTGGTGCCATCATTAATCGATGAATCGTCCATCAATATGACGAtgaaaccatcatcaatggaaatggaattatcatcaacaactgaatcaccatcatcattaattatgGCTGAATCAAGACATATTCCTgtacaacgacgacgacgacgacggaaaatgacaacaacaacaacaacaacaaaaaattatggaaaaaagaaaaaacgtaaagtttataaaattcatcatcatcatcatccaaatcatTATCCAATGGAAAGATCACCATTACTTTATCATGATCGACATCCAATGATTAATGGTAATTATCCACCAtcatcgagaaaaaaatccattttcattccagTTGCATTATATTCAGTGACGAAAAAATTGCCCAAAAATATTGCACCAAAAATGTCAGCATCAAATGTATCGATACGacgaaaacaaattaatccaaatcatcattatgataatttaGATAATCctaatatcgatgatgatcattcgaataatgatgattatgaaatgcGTAAAGAAAGTGCTGTTTATGGTTATATTGAAAAACCAGAAATTATCGAATTTAAAggtcaatattattatggtagtagtggtgatggtggtgttggtggtggtggtggtggtggtggtggtggcattagtaatgataatattatcGGTGGTAGAGGTGATAATATTGGTGAAGGTtcagatgataataatagcgGTACTAATggtgacaatgatgaatattcaatGGATGATCATCGACATTATCAACGGCAATATGATGAAGATCAATTACAGCCATCATATGTACCATCATCACAAGAACATTATAGTGATTATCATCcacatgattatcatcatgatttacattatcatcatgattatataccatcatcatatccaaTGACAGCATCACctatgtatcatcatcatcatgattcatatgataatgaaccATCATTAACAGCATTATTGGTGGCTAAATTGAAGAAAA tTTTACTGGTAAAAGGCATTACAGCCAAAGGTCTTTTATTGGCATCGAtaccatttttattatcaccattattaagTTATATGTTAACACCGGTTGTTATACCGATAACGGCAACAGTTGCCGCTGGTAGACGTCGAAAACGTGATTTACACCAACGACTAATATGGAAAATGATTCCAAATTCAATT aaatttcttcaaccaatatttgaaacaaatgaattatgGCTAAATAAAGCGATTGCAAATTTTCTACATACAGATGGATTCTTTTCCACCGATGATCAATGTTTTGAACAATTAGCTTGCCAAAttttgaatgcaaaaaattataaagaTGATCCCAATTCAACAATGGtgacaatgaataaatatctGAATCCAAAATATATTGCAGCATCAAT ATTTCTAGATCATTTACTACGTAATGAATTTGTGTcggaaaaatttaaaaaacgtATTTATAATGTAGTTCATTACGATGaacgtaataataatcatcatcatcatcatcatcatcgatggaAACAATGTTCAATCCAATATAAATGTAATCGATTTGTCCAAAAGATgcagaagaaaaagaaaaagaagaagaagaaggaaacataa